The stretch of DNA tgcacaggtggattcttaggtGTCTGCCTCATCAGcgatttttgaaaaatttctattttgtttctttttatccgTTCCCCTCAGGCTCAACCCCCATGGCAACCACCAAGCCCCTAGTGAGGAGGAAGCTTGGGGCTTGAGTTTCTTGGCTCCACCCATTTTGCTTAAGTTCTGTCCCCGAGAGGTTGTGATTCTTAAATGGCTGGGCCCTATGAGAAGCTACTTGggcttctttttcactttaaaacagGTGAAGAAGCCTATCAGATTTTAAGAATTCAGAAGATAGGGCTTCTGTGGGcataaaaaaaagataataagagGTACGAAACAAAAGCTCCACAGACTTTGGATACGAGGTTCGTTTTCATAATCTTTACCACTGTTTTCGCACGATTCCAAGCCTAGATGTGCTGAGGGTACATAGTGCAAATCTGTGAATTGTGGAATTCTACTAAATTCCACCAGATTACCACATCTGATTTTGTTTCCTATCTTCACAGGCTCCCTGGGGAGGGGAATGCAGGGTTACTGGGCCTGGGCCCAGAAGCAGCAGCGCCTGGGAAAAGGATTCGAAAGCCCTCTCTATTGTATGAGGGATTCGAGAGCCCCACAATGGCTTCAGTGCCGGCTTTGCAACTAACCCCTGCCAACCCACCACCTCCTGAGGTGTCCAATCCCAAAAAGCCAGGACGGGTTACCAACCAGCTGCAATATCTTCACAAGGTGGTGATGAAGGCTCTATGGAAACATCAGTTTGCATGGCCCTTCCGGCAACCTGTGGATGCCGTCAAACTGGGTCTGCCGGTAAGTAGAGAGGTTGGAGTGGGGAGGTATGGAAGTGAAAAAGAGTGCGTGTGCGTGGAGGTGGGCTGCCGAGTGTAGGTGCTGCGGCCCCTAGGGAGCTCCCATTTCTACCCCATAGGGCAGATAGCCACCAGATTTCTAGATTTTTGGTCCTTTGTGATTGATCCAACCGCTTGCTATCTAGGATCTCATTGTGTCCTTCCTTAACTTTTGTGCCctggctccattttacagattccCACCCCAGGTTGGGAGAGGACCACGGTGGCCAAAATTCTTAGCTTCTTTCCCTCATGCAGCCCATGGATAGCCAGCCCCAGAGGTAATGTCACAGGATGGGAAACTTCCAGAGTGGGTGGGAAATGGGTGGTTAGAGCAAGGCAATAGGGGTCTCCTTACAGGTGATCCAAGTCCTGTTCAGTTTTTTATCCCTATCCCATAGTTTTAATTGGGGCCGCAGTTGAGGAGACTATCTATGTACTCCTCTGACAGACTTggcggggggtgtgtgtgtgtgtgttggggttggTAGTTTGCCTAAGAAcaggcatttttctttttgtggtctGACCTACCACTTCTTTCTTTAGGATTAtcacaaaattataaagcaacCTATGGATATGGGTACTATTAAGAGGAGACTTGAAAACAACTACTATTGGGCTGCCTCAGAGTGTATGCAGGATTTCAACACCATGTTCACCAACTGCTATATCTACAACAAGgtgagtttgtgtgtgttgtGCATTTCTTATCACTACTTTATCATTGTGAAGTTTAAATCTTTTATTGAAGATGTTCTCAGTAGTTTGGTATCTAGAAAATCTGTTTGCAAAGGTACCACTGAAAACAGTGATGTGGTTTCAGAGATCCAGGGTTAAGAGATACTTTAAGTACAACACTTCTGATGTTCTTGTGAATAGTGGCCTTATTTCTCAGAAATCTCCAGAGACCTGAGCGGAAGAGGGAACTGATCAACTCTGAATCTCTCACTTTTCTTTGTTGCATTTTGAGGGGCAAAGTTGGAAGAGATAAAGGGGAAATTAGTGGCCCAATATAGGTAATTTTTAGTACTTTGATGAAGTTGTGTAAGGGAGTGGTGCTGACGCCTGGGGCTAGGTATTTCCAGAGAAAATGGTTTTACCTCCCTCTCCCTAACATTTGATCTTTTTGTGTTTCCTATAGCCCACTGATGATATTGTCCTGATGGCACAAACGCTGGAAAAGATCTTTCTGCAGAAAGTGGCATCAATGCCACAAGAAGAACAAGAACTTGTGGTTACTATCCCTAAGAACAGCCACAAGAAAGGGGCCAAATTGgcaggtaggaagagaaggagtTTTGCCAATAGAGACCAAAAGATGGGAATGATAATCAAACTAAcctctttttctccccctccaGCGCTCCAGGGTAGTATCACCAGTGCCCATCAGGTGCCTGCTGTCTCTTCTGTGTCTCACACTGCCCTGTATACGCCACCACCTGAGATACCTACCACTGTCCTCAACATTCCCCACCCGTCGGTCATCTCTTCTCCCCTTCTCAAGTCCTTGCACTCCGCTGGACCCCCACTCCTTGCTGTCTCTGCAACTCCCCCTGCACAGCCCCTTGCCAAGGTATACATCTGTGGGTATCTTTGGGGTAATGAAGGAAAGGTCTTAAATGGGGTGGATCCAGAGTAAAAGGCACCTGTCTTTTCTCCGCAGAAAAAAGGGGTAAAGCGGAAAGCAGATACCACCACCCCTACACCTACAGCTATCCTGGCTCCTGGGTCCCCAGCTAGTCCTCCAGGGGGCCTGGAGCCTAAGGCAGCACGGCTCCCCCCTGTGCGTAGAGAAAGTGGCCGTCCTATCAAGCCCCCACGCAAAGACTTGCCTGACTCTCAGCAACAACACCAGAGTTCCAAGAAAGGAAAGCTGTCGGAACAGTTAAAACATTGCAATGGCATTTTGAAGGAGTTACTGTCTAAGAAGCATGCTGCCTATGCCTGGCCTTTCTATAAACCAGTGGACGCTTCTGCTCTTGGCCTGCATGACTACCATGACATCATTAAgcaccccatggacctcagcactgTCAAGGTACCCACTGCATGGGGCAGATGGGATACTCAGGCAGTGACTGGAACCTAAGGACCAATAAAACAGTCACTTCTTATGGGCACGCAGCTATCTTggcattttactttttcaaaatagtGAGGTAGAAGGTCACGTACTCTAATGAGTCCACAGTTTCTGGAATTGGAAATACTGTGGTGGGTTTTATATTTAGAGCATCTCTCCTTCTACTTAGGTCCTATTTACTGGAAGTGTTGGGCTAGGGTTAGAGGGGAATAAAGGGGGTAGTCCAATAGTTGGAGGCCACACACACCCCTTTTCACTtagaaatactgattttttttttcccctaaacatagaTATTTCTTCAGCCCACCCAAATTCCTTTGACTTCAAACTTGAGCCCCAGGGTATAGATCCGTCACACATATCCCACCCCCAACTGTGCTGTCTAGAGGGCTGTTCTTGGCAGTGTCTGGGCCTGGCAGGGAAAGGTGAGTCTCCCTGCCTGTGCAGCTTCTGATGCTGCCTCCTTCTGCAGCGGAAGATGGAGAATCGAGATTACCGGGACGCACAGGAGTTTGCTGCTGATGTGCGGCTTATGTTCTCCAACTGCTATAAATACAATCCTCCAGACCATGATGTTGTGGCCATGGCGCGAAAGTTACAGGTGAGTGTCAAGGCCGAAGTTTGAAGAATAAGTGGATCTGAAGAAAGGCATTTTGCCGTGTGTGCTGCATAGCCTGAACGTGAGGCTCTCCCCATCTGTACACTTGTACACTGGAGCTGCCACACGGCTAGGTGTGATCAGGGCATATCTGCCAGCCTGGTTTTGAGTCTGCTGTCCCTTTCTAGGATGTGTTTGAGTTCCGTTATGCCAAAATGCCAGATGAACCACTGGAACCAGGGCCTTTACCAGTCTCTACTGCCGTGCCTCCTGGTTTGGCCAAGTCATCTTCAGAGTCCTCCAGCGATGAAAGTAGCAGTGAGAGTTCTtctgaagaagaggaggaggaagatgaggatgatgaagaggaggaagaagagagtgaGAGCTCTGACTCCGAGGAAGAAAGGGCTCATCGCTTGGCTGAACTACAGGAACAGGTAGTCTATCACTGTTGAGTTTGCTGGATGAGGTTCATGCTGTCTTggtttttttggggttttttttttttgtttttttttttttagtttttattgcttaacctatgtattttttcaatttaatttctcttttctctcaagCTTAGAGCAGTACATGAACAACTCGCTGCCTTGTCTCAAGGCCCAATATCCAAGCCCAagcgaaagagagagaaaaaagagaaaaagaagaaacggAAGGCAGAGAAGCACCGGGGCCGAGCCGGGATTGATGAGGATGACAAAGGGCCTCGGGCACCCCGCCCATCACAACCCAAGAAATCCAAGAAAGCGGGTGGCGGTGGGAGTGGCGGCACTGCTACACTAGGGCCTCCTGGCTTTGGACCTTCTGGAGGAGGTGGCCCCAAGTGAGTTCTAacagggaaggaagcagagatTTCTCCCATTGCTTGGAAAAGTTTTTCTAAATGGGGccagtgctttttttctttttctgttaagtGTCCAGATGATGAAATAGACCTTGAAGAACATAGGGTCTTTAGAAGCTGCTTAACTCTTGACAATGTAATCTGCCTACCCCTTCTCTAAGCCAGAGTCTatacttttttgtatatttttttctgtagtcAGGGATGGGTTAGT from Muntiacus reevesi chromosome 20, mMunRee1.1, whole genome shotgun sequence encodes:
- the BRD2 gene encoding bromodomain-containing protein 2 isoform X1; the protein is MLQNVTPHNKLPGEGNAGLLGLGPEAAAPGKRIRKPSLLYEGFESPTMASVPALQLTPANPPPPEVSNPKKPGRVTNQLQYLHKVVMKALWKHQFAWPFRQPVDAVKLGLPDYHKIIKQPMDMGTIKRRLENNYYWAASECMQDFNTMFTNCYIYNKPTDDIVLMAQTLEKIFLQKVASMPQEEQELVVTIPKNSHKKGAKLAALQGSITSAHQVPAVSSVSHTALYTPPPEIPTTVLNIPHPSVISSPLLKSLHSAGPPLLAVSATPPAQPLAKKKGVKRKADTTTPTPTAILAPGSPASPPGGLEPKAARLPPVRRESGRPIKPPRKDLPDSQQQHQSSKKGKLSEQLKHCNGILKELLSKKHAAYAWPFYKPVDASALGLHDYHDIIKHPMDLSTVKRKMENRDYRDAQEFAADVRLMFSNCYKYNPPDHDVVAMARKLQDVFEFRYAKMPDEPLEPGPLPVSTAVPPGLAKSSSESSSDESSSESSSEEEEEEDEDDEEEEEESESSDSEEERAHRLAELQEQLRAVHEQLAALSQGPISKPKRKREKKEKKKKRKAEKHRGRAGIDEDDKGPRAPRPSQPKKSKKAGGGGSGGTATLGPPGFGPSGGGGPKLPKKAAKTAPPALPAGYDSEEEEESRPMSYDEKRQLSLDINKLPGEKLGRVVHIIQAREPSLRDSNPEEIEIDFETLKPSTLRELERYVLSCLRKKPRKPYTIKKPVGKTKEELALEKKRELEKRLQDVSGQLNSTKKPPKKASEKTETSSAQQVAVSRLSASSSSSDSSSSSSSSSSSDTSDSDSG
- the BRD2 gene encoding bromodomain-containing protein 2 isoform X2 produces the protein MDMGTIKRRLENNYYWAASECMQDFNTMFTNCYIYNKPTDDIVLMAQTLEKIFLQKVASMPQEEQELVVTIPKNSHKKGAKLAALQGSITSAHQVPAVSSVSHTALYTPPPEIPTTVLNIPHPSVISSPLLKSLHSAGPPLLAVSATPPAQPLAKKKGVKRKADTTTPTPTAILAPGSPASPPGGLEPKAARLPPVRRESGRPIKPPRKDLPDSQQQHQSSKKGKLSEQLKHCNGILKELLSKKHAAYAWPFYKPVDASALGLHDYHDIIKHPMDLSTVKRKMENRDYRDAQEFAADVRLMFSNCYKYNPPDHDVVAMARKLQDVFEFRYAKMPDEPLEPGPLPVSTAVPPGLAKSSSESSSDESSSESSSEEEEEEDEDDEEEEEESESSDSEEERAHRLAELQEQLRAVHEQLAALSQGPISKPKRKREKKEKKKKRKAEKHRGRAGIDEDDKGPRAPRPSQPKKSKKAGGGGSGGTATLGPPGFGPSGGGGPKLPKKAAKTAPPALPAGYDSEEEEESRPMSYDEKRQLSLDINKLPGEKLGRVVHIIQAREPSLRDSNPEEIEIDFETLKPSTLRELERYVLSCLRKKPRKPYTIKKPVGKTKEELALEKKRELEKRLQDVSGQLNSTKKPPKKASEKTETSSAQQVAVSRLSASSSSSDSSSSSSSSSSSDTSDSDSG